One part of the Gaiellales bacterium genome encodes these proteins:
- the flhA gene encoding flagellar biosynthesis protein FlhA: MGGGLRILLRHNDLLAAVGVVVVVAMMLVPLPSALIDIFITVNISGALMILITTMYVPRALDFAAFPSLLLLTTLFRLGINISVTRLVLLHGDAGNVIHAFGSFVVGGNVLVGMVVFLILVVIQFVVITNGAGRVAEVAARFTLDAMPGKQMAIDADLNAGQITDQQARERREQIAREADFYGAMDGASKFVKGDAMAGILIVAINLLGGIGVGLLQRGMSFSDAAHQFPILTIGDGLAAQIPALLISTAMGIIVTRSGSEADLGSDISAQILRQPRAPMIAGGIIAAMGLVPGMPIIPFLTIGTIFFLLGRAMVAHAKTTAATKAAQDALPAPAASPGDAAVGALQIDPLELTIGFGLVPMVDAKSGGSLLGRVGVVRRQIASELGMVIAPVRIHDDVGLDSHEYAVKVRGAEVARGRVIPGHRLAMDPGDATPGVSGIPTVEPAFGLPAVWIDENHRAEAEALGYTVVDAESMIVTHLTETIRRHVDELLTRQETKKLIDALKEQNAAAVEEVVPEKLGVGEVQRVLQHLLRENVSIRDLGTILESIGDRAASTRDPAILAEYARQALARSITLNYLDASKSLQAISLDPNLEQEIAESVTQTRDGEYLAMDPARAQTVVRLLSGEVEQATGMGLRPVLLCSGRIRRHLRRLIEQALPQLPVVSYNEILPGIRVESTGVVAG, encoded by the coding sequence ATGGGCGGCGGCCTCCGGATCCTCCTGCGTCACAACGACCTGCTGGCCGCGGTCGGCGTCGTCGTCGTGGTCGCGATGATGCTCGTGCCGCTGCCGAGCGCGCTGATCGACATCTTCATCACGGTCAACATCTCCGGCGCGCTGATGATCCTGATCACGACGATGTACGTGCCGCGCGCGCTCGACTTCGCCGCGTTCCCGTCGCTGCTGCTGCTGACGACGCTCTTCCGGCTCGGGATCAACATCAGCGTCACCCGGCTCGTGCTGCTGCACGGCGACGCGGGCAACGTGATCCACGCCTTCGGCTCGTTCGTCGTCGGCGGGAACGTGCTCGTGGGGATGGTGGTGTTCCTGATCCTGGTCGTGATCCAGTTCGTCGTGATCACGAACGGCGCCGGCCGCGTGGCCGAGGTCGCCGCCCGCTTCACCCTGGACGCCATGCCCGGCAAGCAGATGGCGATCGACGCCGACCTGAACGCAGGCCAGATCACCGACCAGCAGGCCCGCGAGCGGCGCGAGCAGATCGCGCGCGAGGCGGACTTCTATGGCGCGATGGACGGCGCCTCAAAGTTCGTCAAGGGCGACGCGATGGCCGGCATCCTGATCGTGGCCATCAACCTGCTCGGCGGCATCGGCGTCGGCCTGCTCCAGCGCGGCATGTCGTTCTCGGACGCCGCCCACCAGTTCCCCATCCTGACGATCGGCGACGGTCTGGCCGCCCAGATCCCGGCGCTCCTGATCTCGACCGCGATGGGCATCATCGTCACCCGCTCGGGCAGCGAGGCCGACCTCGGCTCCGACATCTCGGCCCAGATCCTGCGCCAGCCGCGGGCGCCGATGATCGCCGGCGGCATCATCGCCGCGATGGGCCTCGTGCCGGGCATGCCGATCATCCCCTTCCTCACCATCGGCACGATCTTCTTCCTGCTCGGCCGGGCCATGGTCGCGCACGCGAAGACGACCGCGGCGACGAAGGCCGCGCAGGACGCCCTGCCCGCTCCGGCCGCCTCGCCCGGCGACGCCGCCGTCGGCGCCCTCCAGATCGACCCGCTCGAGCTCACGATCGGCTTCGGCCTGGTGCCGATGGTCGACGCGAAGTCCGGCGGCTCGCTGCTCGGCCGCGTCGGCGTCGTCCGCCGCCAGATCGCCTCCGAGCTCGGCATGGTCATCGCGCCGGTGCGCATCCACGACGACGTCGGCCTCGACTCCCACGAGTACGCCGTCAAGGTGCGCGGCGCCGAGGTGGCCCGCGGCCGCGTCATCCCCGGCCATCGCCTGGCGATGGACCCGGGCGACGCGACGCCCGGCGTGTCCGGCATCCCCACCGTCGAGCCGGCCTTCGGACTGCCGGCCGTGTGGATCGACGAGAACCACCGCGCCGAAGCCGAGGCGCTCGGCTACACCGTCGTGGACGCAGAGTCGATGATCGTCACCCATCTCACCGAGACGATCCGCCGCCACGTCGACGAGCTGCTGACCCGCCAGGAGACGAAGAAGCTGATCGACGCGCTGAAGGAGCAGAACGCCGCCGCCGTCGAGGAGGTCGTGCCCGAGAAGCTCGGCGTCGGCGAGGTGCAGCGCGTCCTCCAGCACCTGCTGCGCGAGAACGTCTCGATCCGCGATCTGGGCACGATCCTCGAGTCGATCGGCGACCGCGCCGCCTCGACGCGCGACCCCGCCATCCTGGCCGAGTACGCCCGCCAGGCGCTGGCGCGCTCCATCACGCTGAACTACCTCGACGCGAGCAAGTCTCTGCAGGCAATCTCGCTCGACCCGAACCTGGAGCAGGAGATCGCCGAATCGGTCACCCAGACGCGCGACGGCGAGTACCTGGCCATGGATCCCGCCCGCGCACAGACCGTCGTGCGCCTCCTGAGCGGCGAGGTCGAACAGGCGACGGGCATGGGCCTGCGGCCGGTGCTCCTGTGCTCCGGCCGCATCCGCCGCCATCTGCGGCGCCTGATCGAGCAGGCATTGCCGCAATTGCCGGTCGTGTCCTACAATGAGATCCTTCCGGGGATCCGTGTCGAGTCCACCGGGGTCGTGGCGGGGTAG